One window of Methylococcus sp. EFPC2 genomic DNA carries:
- a CDS encoding TonB-dependent receptor, whose protein sequence is MSNTSTFPSWAEKPVAAAVPFRRSSLVLAIAGAVMVAGAPAYAADDKVVSELKAEVERLKKALEKSEKALAAQVGAVPAQPAAGEPVSEPVSEPPAAVQSEESTKIAKGEEGDEPKALGEVVVRTSRGLVKKHDIPTSSSVITGQELEQTGAYTLADFTKRSANLSRDTGNPRTFSLAIRGIGKKGITEAQDPSVGTSIDGISFGYNSLATWDQVDVESVEVNRGPQGTYGGKNTSLGSVQINSRTPSFTSGGRYAMRFGILDTFYGDLSYGGPVIDNTLAWRGTFFVHKNAGVYQNDYDLRGRTYIDTNKIAGRVQFLYTPTDDITARLRVEVAPRTAENFNGLNLFHPEPATYSDGVAWNLANSSGNRLRRGWFQQIKNYGLNNFYNYHTGTQNNDQQLALETGMHGVTGDVNWKLGTHTLTSITGWKDFYFDARNDEGTPYDVSLQGGGDVKYAQFTQELKLSSEKGGFVDYVTGLYYIKTRTDVGGKNGYGSDAGYWFASGSPSTTNTFLDPVTGTTQPVWSGTYGTLAGSATATAQDRYLLGDSLNGLRKYSLQRIRNESPAVFGTANWHLTDQLTLTTGLRVTREDRRTNGYSVVTDDGYAGVLNPTGVVGGQDAQIASGFDSVNVANNTTTYLVNNKIATQAQWVEAGSIAANRKSGAYYLNGAKQVVGTDVSAATAITSQGLKADPSKNIAFVATGTSANNGLTTDAADYAAALDQANKAALKYYGVSTWAGLNNTQRQKIALAQALRKAQIGTLYNTVGAQSFRKTQLTSLLSPSFKINDDHTVYATWQHGEKAGIAQVVSGKSLQAKPEITESYELGWKAYFFDKSLTLNTDVFYTDITDYQQAIQVVDEKQTLLNNDGLIYYQGATLNADRVKAWGIEVDGSYTGIPRTSLRWSGAYTDAWYADFKNSPLAAEQNPGSPLYSAALGGTPFQDLTGKTLPGASKFSFNVGGDYRQPVLDGYEAHTSINYSFQTGYNNDVTLSKYGWVHGYGTADVSIGLGRKDKLFDVSFLARNVLDTQPKAQGSNSGSLLTSPRWYGVVVSGQF, encoded by the coding sequence TATGCGGCGGACGACAAGGTCGTCAGCGAACTCAAGGCCGAAGTCGAACGCCTGAAAAAGGCCTTGGAAAAAAGCGAGAAAGCCCTGGCCGCTCAAGTCGGCGCCGTGCCGGCGCAACCGGCCGCCGGCGAGCCGGTTTCCGAACCCGTTTCCGAGCCGCCCGCAGCCGTGCAAAGCGAGGAGTCGACCAAGATCGCCAAGGGCGAAGAAGGCGACGAGCCCAAGGCCCTGGGCGAAGTCGTCGTCAGGACCAGCCGGGGGCTGGTGAAGAAACACGACATTCCGACCTCGTCCTCCGTTATTACCGGCCAGGAGCTGGAGCAGACTGGCGCCTACACCCTGGCCGACTTCACCAAGCGTTCCGCCAACCTCAGCCGAGACACCGGCAACCCGCGTACTTTCAGCCTGGCCATCCGCGGCATCGGTAAAAAGGGCATCACGGAAGCGCAGGATCCCAGTGTGGGGACGTCGATCGACGGCATCAGCTTCGGCTACAACTCACTGGCCACCTGGGACCAGGTGGACGTCGAATCGGTCGAGGTCAATCGCGGTCCGCAGGGTACTTACGGCGGCAAGAACACCAGTTTGGGCAGCGTGCAGATCAACTCCCGCACCCCCTCGTTCACCTCGGGCGGGCGCTATGCCATGCGTTTCGGCATACTCGATACCTTTTACGGCGACCTGTCCTACGGCGGGCCGGTCATCGACAACACGCTGGCCTGGCGCGGCACCTTCTTCGTGCACAAGAACGCCGGTGTCTATCAGAACGACTACGACCTGCGCGGCCGTACCTATATAGACACCAACAAGATTGCGGGCCGCGTGCAGTTCCTCTATACCCCGACGGACGACATCACCGCCCGCCTGCGCGTGGAAGTGGCTCCCCGCACCGCCGAGAACTTCAACGGCCTCAACCTGTTCCACCCCGAGCCCGCCACCTATTCTGATGGCGTAGCCTGGAACCTGGCGAATTCTTCCGGCAACCGGCTGCGTAGGGGCTGGTTCCAGCAGATCAAAAACTATGGCCTGAACAATTTTTATAACTACCACACCGGCACGCAAAACAACGATCAGCAGCTCGCGCTGGAAACCGGCATGCACGGGGTGACGGGCGATGTGAACTGGAAGCTGGGTACACACACCCTCACGTCCATCACCGGCTGGAAGGATTTCTATTTTGACGCCCGCAACGACGAAGGCACGCCTTACGACGTTTCCCTGCAAGGCGGCGGCGACGTGAAGTACGCGCAGTTCACCCAGGAGCTCAAGCTGTCGTCGGAAAAGGGCGGTTTCGTCGATTACGTCACCGGCCTTTATTACATCAAGACCCGCACCGACGTCGGCGGCAAGAACGGCTACGGATCCGATGCCGGCTACTGGTTCGCCAGCGGCTCGCCCAGCACCACCAACACCTTCCTAGACCCCGTCACCGGCACTACGCAACCCGTCTGGAGCGGAACCTACGGCACGCTGGCGGGCTCCGCGACCGCGACGGCCCAGGACCGCTATCTGTTGGGTGACTCTCTCAACGGCTTGAGAAAATACTCCCTGCAGCGCATCCGCAATGAAAGCCCCGCCGTCTTCGGCACGGCCAACTGGCATCTCACCGACCAGCTGACCCTGACCACCGGCCTGCGCGTGACGCGGGAGGACCGCCGGACCAACGGCTACAGCGTGGTCACCGACGACGGTTACGCCGGCGTATTGAACCCCACGGGCGTCGTAGGCGGACAGGACGCGCAGATCGCCAGCGGTTTCGACTCCGTCAATGTGGCCAACAACACCACGACTTATCTGGTCAACAACAAGATCGCCACCCAGGCGCAATGGGTAGAGGCGGGCAGCATCGCCGCCAACAGAAAGTCGGGTGCTTATTACCTGAACGGCGCGAAACAGGTGGTGGGTACCGACGTCAGCGCGGCGACGGCGATCACCAGCCAGGGCCTCAAGGCCGATCCCAGCAAGAACATCGCCTTCGTCGCCACGGGAACGAGCGCCAACAACGGCCTTACCACCGATGCGGCCGATTATGCCGCCGCCTTGGACCAAGCCAACAAGGCGGCCTTGAAATACTATGGCGTGAGTACCTGGGCGGGCCTGAACAACACCCAGAGGCAAAAAATCGCCCTGGCTCAGGCGCTGCGCAAGGCGCAAATTGGCACCCTCTACAACACGGTAGGCGCGCAGTCGTTCAGGAAAACCCAGCTCACCTCCTTGCTCAGTCCCAGCTTCAAAATCAACGACGACCACACGGTCTACGCCACCTGGCAGCACGGCGAAAAAGCCGGTATCGCGCAGGTCGTCAGCGGCAAGTCCCTGCAGGCCAAACCGGAAATCACCGAGTCGTACGAACTGGGCTGGAAGGCTTATTTCTTCGACAAGTCGCTGACCCTGAACACCGACGTGTTCTACACCGATATCACGGATTACCAGCAGGCCATACAGGTCGTGGACGAGAAGCAAACCTTGTTGAACAACGACGGGCTCATCTACTACCAGGGCGCCACCCTCAATGCCGACCGGGTCAAGGCCTGGGGTATCGAGGTGGACGGCTCGTACACCGGCATACCCAGGACGTCGCTGCGTTGGTCAGGTGCCTATACCGATGCCTGGTATGCGGACTTCAAGAACTCGCCGCTGGCGGCGGAGCAAAATCCCGGCTCGCCGCTCTACAGCGCCGCCTTGGGGGGCACACCGTTTCAAGATCTGACCGGCAAGACCCTGCCAGGCGCCTCGAAGTTTTCCTTCAACGTCGGCGGCGATTACCGGCAACCGGTGCTCGACGGTTACGAAGCGCACACATCCATCAACTATTCCTTCCAGACCGGCTACAACAATGACGTCACCCTGTCCAAATACGGTTGGGTTCACGGCTACGGAACGGCTGACGTTTCCATCGGCCTGGGCCGGAAGGACAAGCTCTTCGACGTGAGCTTCCTGGCCAGGAACGTCCTGGATACTCAGCCCAAGGCCCAGGGTTCGAACAGCGGCTCCCTGCTGACATCACCGCGCTGGTACGGGGTGGTTGTTAGCGGACAGTTCTAG
- a CDS encoding TonB-dependent receptor domain-containing protein, whose amino-acid sequence MRNEKFVDSSVSLEDLNAVSKYDAETLSSMSGKNASAPSARGSVGLSGAAMLVAGACLLAPGYAAADANSDLAAEVARLKKELGETKKELSDTRKENEQLKDEVASTKVSEPPPSSAPAAAGQAVLVSEAPAAVAEEKDQAESQPKNLSEVVVTARRKEEKLQDVPLPISVIGGEQLKRDNIVTINDIARRVPNLGVSTPSSRNSSIALRGIGKNKGNEAMEGSVGVLVDNVWSWVGSTWTNYVDLDHVELLRGPQGTLQGKNSTVGLLNVNSKLPSFKAGYYFEGFAGNRDSQQARAMATGPLINGLLAYRASVFYDKRDGSVLNLDSPHTDTLHQDTNMLGGRVQFLLTPTDSLSARIILDRSSSAQTMILYPAIADPTTFADGTLRPSSFSKRLNRDWFTSLQNSGQPVYTIGDPRKIAYNNHQISRVDQQGASGEINWDLGGYKLTSITAYRSSRNEPRHDYDYSTADIGAMTGGTSLARQWTQEFRLTSQEPAFGFIDYQLGAFALRSDAETEFQHTFSSDAGAFYSTDAIYNRLNATAAGREVLLKSLNRILQSSKTHPTVTSLAGFGQLNLHVTDEATLTLGFRNTWEKRDNQASNGYTGGEFLSSFAPAYRADVAAIRQAAYGNVYFGPRQGIEENSQSWLVNPSYKLTKDILIYFSTAYGEKSGVAQFDNFGRPDNIAPEKVWDYELGIKTAWLDNTLTANLNLYNTDVEGYQSLLVVEDHHSAVGTRSTMGNVKGITARGVELDAAWQAYEGVSFFANAAYNHAVYTDFKNAPCAPELNMMAGMPCDYTGLQIPNAPEFTANYGVDLRTPLGFGKFADYGFEWHAWLVDSFKSRANVNTNLTKYGIQPSYHVVDGGIGVGTKDGHYSLNLVGRNIFDTIYVTDVDQYTGTQVAKGTYGDARYFGAQFRSSF is encoded by the coding sequence ATGCGGAATGAAAAGTTTGTGGATTCTTCGGTTTCACTCGAAGATCTGAATGCGGTGTCGAAATATGATGCGGAAACGCTGTCGTCGATGTCGGGGAAAAACGCCTCTGCGCCGTCGGCTCGCGGCTCGGTCGGCCTCAGCGGCGCCGCCATGCTGGTCGCCGGCGCCTGCCTGCTGGCTCCGGGCTACGCCGCCGCAGATGCCAACAGCGATCTGGCAGCCGAAGTGGCCCGCCTGAAGAAGGAGCTCGGAGAAACCAAGAAGGAATTGAGCGACACCAGGAAAGAAAACGAGCAGCTCAAGGACGAGGTCGCCAGCACCAAGGTGTCGGAGCCGCCTCCGTCGTCCGCGCCTGCCGCTGCCGGCCAGGCGGTGCTGGTCAGCGAGGCTCCGGCCGCTGTCGCTGAAGAAAAAGACCAAGCCGAAAGTCAGCCCAAGAATCTGTCGGAGGTCGTGGTCACCGCCCGACGCAAGGAAGAAAAGCTGCAGGACGTGCCGTTGCCTATTTCTGTCATCGGTGGCGAACAGTTAAAACGCGACAATATCGTTACGATTAACGACATAGCTAGACGCGTACCTAACCTGGGCGTGTCGACCCCGAGTTCCAGAAATTCCAGCATAGCCTTGCGCGGTATCGGCAAAAACAAAGGCAACGAGGCAATGGAGGGCAGTGTAGGGGTGCTGGTCGACAACGTGTGGTCTTGGGTGGGCTCAACCTGGACTAATTATGTCGACCTCGACCATGTCGAATTGCTGCGAGGACCGCAAGGTACACTGCAAGGGAAAAACAGTACAGTGGGCCTTTTGAATGTGAACAGCAAGCTACCTTCATTCAAAGCCGGTTATTACTTCGAAGGCTTTGCCGGCAATCGAGATAGCCAACAAGCAAGAGCTATGGCCACCGGCCCCTTGATCAATGGACTGTTGGCCTATCGAGCCTCTGTCTTTTACGACAAGCGTGATGGTTCCGTACTCAATCTCGACTCCCCACATACCGATACGCTGCATCAAGACACCAATATGTTGGGCGGTCGCGTACAGTTTTTGTTGACACCAACCGACAGTCTCTCTGCCAGGATTATTCTGGATCGCTCCTCGTCCGCGCAAACAATGATTTTGTATCCGGCCATAGCCGATCCTACAACGTTCGCGGACGGTACCCTCAGGCCAAGTTCGTTTAGTAAACGGCTGAATCGCGATTGGTTTACCAGTCTTCAAAATTCCGGTCAGCCGGTCTATACGATCGGTGATCCGCGCAAAATTGCGTATAACAACCATCAAATATCACGCGTCGATCAACAAGGCGCCTCCGGAGAAATCAACTGGGATCTGGGGGGCTACAAACTCACCTCTATTACCGCTTATCGCAGTTCACGGAACGAGCCCCGCCACGACTACGACTACAGCACCGCTGATATCGGTGCAATGACGGGTGGAACCTCCCTCGCTAGACAATGGACGCAAGAGTTCCGCTTGACCTCGCAGGAGCCCGCTTTCGGTTTCATTGACTATCAGCTCGGTGCTTTTGCACTCCGCAGCGACGCAGAAACGGAATTCCAACATACCTTCAGTTCCGACGCCGGAGCATTTTACTCCACCGATGCCATTTATAACCGTTTGAATGCTACCGCCGCTGGACGTGAGGTATTGTTGAAGTCACTGAATCGTATATTGCAATCTAGCAAAACTCATCCAACGGTAACCAGTCTGGCGGGATTTGGCCAGCTTAACCTGCACGTGACCGACGAAGCTACATTGACTCTTGGCTTCCGTAACACCTGGGAGAAGCGCGACAATCAAGCCTCCAATGGATATACCGGAGGCGAGTTCCTGAGTAGCTTTGCTCCCGCATATCGGGCCGACGTGGCAGCGATAAGACAGGCCGCTTATGGCAACGTGTATTTTGGGCCTAGACAAGGAATTGAGGAAAACTCTCAAAGCTGGCTTGTCAATCCTAGCTATAAGCTTACCAAAGATATCCTGATTTACTTTTCGACGGCATACGGTGAAAAGTCCGGGGTCGCGCAGTTCGATAATTTTGGGCGCCCAGATAATATCGCGCCAGAGAAAGTGTGGGATTATGAGTTGGGAATTAAAACAGCCTGGCTCGATAATACGCTTACGGCCAATCTGAATTTATACAATACTGACGTAGAAGGATATCAGTCGCTACTAGTAGTAGAAGACCACCATTCTGCGGTAGGCACCCGCAGCACGATGGGTAACGTGAAGGGTATTACCGCTAGGGGTGTCGAGCTAGACGCCGCTTGGCAGGCTTATGAAGGCGTTAGCTTCTTCGCCAATGCCGCCTACAATCATGCCGTATATACCGACTTCAAGAATGCGCCGTGCGCGCCAGAGCTGAATATGATGGCAGGCATGCCGTGTGACTATACAGGCTTACAGATACCTAACGCTCCAGAGTTTACCGCCAACTACGGCGTTGATCTCCGGACGCCGCTGGGGTTTGGCAAGTTTGCTGATTATGGTTTTGAGTGGCACGCTTGGCTTGTTGATAGCTTCAAATCTAGAGCCAACGTTAATACGAATCTGACTAAGTATGGCATCCAACCGTCTTATCATGTTGTGGACGGCGGTATCGGTGTTGGCACAAAGGATGGTCACTACAGTCTTAATCTCGTCGGTCGAAACATATTCGACACGATTTATGTGACCGATGTGGACCAATATACAGGTACACAGGTGGCTAAGGGCACTTATGGCGATGCGCGTTACTTTGGCGCTCAATTCCGCTCAAGCTTTTAG
- a CDS encoding TolC family protein yields the protein MAACLVVFSCGASAVEPVLSPEKAVALALEGNPGLAQIKARAEAMAAVPSQEGSLPDPTLNFDTLNLPVGDGLSLRKEDMTMLELGVSQAIPFPGKLALKEQAARFEAEAAADTVEEARLRLARDVKMRWWQLVSLRRSFAIIAEAERLLKQLVEIADSKYRVGEGAQQDVLAARLELAKLIQQRAQHVGLHVSEIARLNALLNRSADSAIPLPDEVETALPDIRSDADLLAWAEQSRPLLAQRKHAIDAAQSRLDLAKKDYYPDFTVGAGYAFRQDTPDGQNRRDFANFRLSMNLPVFADSKQSKAVDQRNSELLKERYALDEAERKIQTEIASALAVYRGNREQFRLFEDSLVPLARETVTSALTAYQVGKTDFLNVVRAENAWFDYQMQYWQALADAHQALARLVAAVGKEAL from the coding sequence GTGGCCGCTTGCCTCGTGGTTTTTTCTTGCGGTGCTTCGGCCGTCGAACCGGTGCTGAGTCCCGAAAAGGCGGTTGCCCTGGCTTTGGAGGGCAATCCGGGCCTGGCGCAGATCAAGGCGCGGGCCGAGGCCATGGCCGCCGTACCCTCGCAGGAAGGCAGCCTGCCGGACCCGACCCTGAACTTCGATACGCTCAATCTGCCGGTCGGCGATGGCCTGAGTCTCCGCAAGGAGGACATGACCATGCTGGAGCTCGGCGTCAGTCAGGCCATCCCGTTTCCCGGCAAGCTGGCGCTCAAGGAGCAGGCCGCCCGCTTCGAGGCGGAAGCGGCGGCCGACACGGTCGAAGAGGCGCGGTTGCGCCTGGCCCGCGACGTGAAGATGCGCTGGTGGCAGCTGGTTTCTCTGCGCCGGTCCTTCGCCATCATCGCCGAAGCCGAGCGGCTGCTTAAGCAACTGGTCGAAATCGCCGATTCCAAGTACCGGGTAGGCGAAGGCGCGCAGCAGGACGTCCTCGCGGCGCGGCTGGAGCTGGCCAAGCTGATCCAGCAACGGGCGCAGCATGTGGGCCTGCATGTGAGCGAAATCGCCCGCCTGAATGCCTTGTTGAACCGCTCGGCGGACAGCGCCATACCGTTGCCGGACGAGGTGGAAACGGCCCTGCCGGATATCCGCTCGGACGCGGACTTGCTGGCTTGGGCCGAGCAGTCCCGGCCGCTACTGGCGCAGCGCAAGCATGCGATAGATGCGGCCCAGAGCCGGCTGGATCTGGCCAAGAAGGATTATTACCCGGACTTCACCGTCGGCGCCGGTTATGCCTTCCGTCAGGATACGCCGGATGGCCAGAACCGGCGCGACTTTGCCAATTTCCGCCTGAGCATGAACCTGCCGGTTTTCGCGGACAGCAAGCAGTCCAAGGCGGTCGACCAGCGCAACAGCGAACTGCTCAAGGAGCGTTACGCCCTGGACGAAGCGGAGCGCAAGATCCAGACGGAGATCGCGTCCGCTCTGGCCGTCTATCGCGGCAATCGCGAGCAGTTCAGGCTGTTCGAGGACAGCCTGGTGCCTCTGGCCCGGGAAACCGTGACGTCCGCGCTGACCGCCTACCAGGTCGGAAAGACCGACTTCCTCAACGTGGTGCGCGCGGAAAACGCCTGGTTCGACTATCAGATGCAGTATTGGCAGGCTCTGGCCGATGCGCATCAGGCCCTGGCCCGGTTGGTGGCCGCCGTCGGTAAGGAGGCATTATGA
- a CDS encoding efflux RND transporter periplasmic adaptor subunit gives MSKQLFWTAVLSAGLGAAAVYWPVVQSSRAGIPPAAESLRSSAGAGRQILYYKNPMGLADTSAVPKKDGMGMDYIPVYAEDDGRAADGTLRIAVEKVQKLGVKTATAERREIAQTVRSVGIVEADERRLYDVTLRFDGYIEKLFVNATGQAVARGQPLFELYSPDLVSAQREYLTAKNARSALAKAEPWIQSGMKDLADSSLERLRNWGISDAELAGLEKQGQVRHGLVVRSPASGVVMEKSVVAGRRASAGEVLFKIADLSLVWVVAEVYEQDIGRIAPGQKVKVRLDAVPGRSFEGRVAFVYPSLEPSTRTAKVRVELPNPKGQLKPMMYAQLELDTQAHQALAVPRSAVLEGGRRTLVLVDRGEGRFEPRPVRLGIRGDDVVEVLEGLNAQERVVVGANFLIDAESNLKAALGAFEAQARSPAPQAEAAPPVGHAGHEQHAVHSAAGS, from the coding sequence ATGAGCAAGCAACTGTTCTGGACCGCCGTATTGTCGGCCGGCCTGGGCGCCGCAGCGGTCTATTGGCCCGTCGTGCAATCCAGCCGCGCCGGCATCCCTCCGGCGGCGGAATCGCTCCGGTCATCGGCAGGGGCGGGCCGGCAGATTCTTTACTACAAGAATCCCATGGGCCTCGCCGATACGTCCGCGGTGCCCAAGAAGGACGGCATGGGCATGGATTACATACCGGTGTATGCCGAGGACGATGGCAGGGCCGCCGACGGCACGCTCAGGATCGCTGTCGAGAAGGTGCAAAAACTGGGGGTGAAGACCGCCACGGCGGAAAGGCGGGAGATCGCGCAGACCGTCCGCAGCGTGGGCATCGTCGAGGCCGACGAGCGGCGACTGTACGACGTGACCCTGCGCTTCGACGGCTACATCGAAAAACTGTTCGTCAACGCCACCGGACAAGCTGTGGCACGCGGCCAGCCCTTGTTCGAGCTCTACAGCCCGGATCTGGTTTCCGCCCAGCGCGAATACCTGACCGCCAAAAACGCCCGTTCCGCGCTCGCCAAGGCGGAGCCCTGGATACAGTCCGGCATGAAGGACCTGGCGGACAGCAGCCTGGAACGGCTGCGCAACTGGGGCATTTCGGACGCCGAGCTGGCGGGCCTGGAGAAGCAGGGGCAGGTCCGCCACGGCCTGGTCGTCCGCTCCCCCGCCTCGGGCGTGGTGATGGAAAAGTCGGTGGTGGCGGGCCGCCGCGCTTCGGCGGGCGAGGTGCTGTTCAAGATCGCCGACCTGTCCCTGGTGTGGGTGGTCGCCGAGGTCTACGAACAGGACATCGGCCGGATCGCCCCGGGCCAGAAGGTGAAGGTCAGGCTGGATGCCGTTCCCGGCCGGAGCTTCGAGGGGCGGGTGGCCTTCGTCTATCCCTCCCTGGAGCCGAGCACGCGGACCGCCAAGGTCCGCGTGGAACTGCCCAATCCCAAGGGCCAGCTCAAGCCCATGATGTATGCCCAGCTGGAGCTGGATACGCAGGCTCACCAGGCGCTGGCGGTGCCGCGTTCGGCCGTGCTGGAGGGTGGGCGGCGCACCCTGGTCCTGGTCGATCGGGGGGAAGGGCGCTTCGAGCCGCGCCCTGTGCGCCTCGGCATCCGCGGCGACGATGTGGTCGAGGTGCTGGAGGGCTTGAATGCGCAGGAGCGGGTGGTAGTCGGAGCCAACTTCCTGATCGACGCCGAGAGTAATTTGAAGGCTGCCCTGGGCGCCTTCGAGGCCCAGGCCCGCTCCCCGGCCCCTCAGGCCGAAGCCGCGCCGCCGGTGGGCCATGCCGGCCACGAGCAGCACGCCGTGCACTCCGCCGCGGGAAGCTGA